Within the Candidatus Poribacteria bacterium genome, the region CTGTGCTAATATTCCTCAGATACTCGATAAAGATTTCCACTGTATCTGAGGAATATGTATAACGATTCCGTATATGTGGTTTCTCTAAAAGGACCTGGCGGATTTCCTGTAAAATTTCTTCTGTCGTGTAAAGATTGACATTTTTGTGACATTGAGACACCAAATCTGCTGTCAATCCCTCGGTAAGAAAAGCACTCACAGCAATAACACTATCAAGCACGACATGCAGTTTTCTTCTGTTTGTCATATTCTTCCTGTCGAAGCTCAGCAACTGCGCGTTCAACATCTTGATAGACTTCTTCTTCGCTGATACCTCTATTTTGTTCGTGGACGTTATTCATTACTTGTAGGAGTTTTTCCCAATCTTCTGATGTCACTAATTTTTGGGGCGTAATCACGACGGAATCACCTTCAATTCGAGCATCCACAACATCGCCCTTTTTAAGTCCTAAACTTTCTCGGATTGGTTTAGGAATGGTTATTTGTCCATGTTCGAGGATTTTAGCAATTGCCATATTTTTGCTCCTTTTTGGATGATTTTCAATAATTGGTGTATTTTTAAGTATAAAGCATTTTTGGTAAATAGTCAACCTGTTCGTTGCGTCAGGATCGTTCTCTATAACCATTCAGTGATTTTCTGTATACAACTTCCCAATATGTGGTATACTGTTACGGAAACTGAAAGCGTTCTGCTGTTAGAACAACTTGGAGGAAATTTGTATGAATACACCACCAGAAAGAAAGTGGGATGGGACGGTTGTCCGCTATCCGGATCCGGCGATT harbors:
- a CDS encoding putative toxin-antitoxin system toxin component, PIN family, whose protein sequence is MTNRRKLHVVLDSVIAVSAFLTEGLTADLVSQCHKNVNLYTTEEILQEIRQVLLEKPHIRNRYTYSSDTVEIFIEYLRNISTVVTQLPEIRVIERDPKDDMIISCAIAASANYIISRDRDLLDLGNYQQIQIVTPEEFIQILRAGE
- a CDS encoding AbrB/MazE/SpoVT family DNA-binding domain-containing protein, which codes for MAIAKILEHGQITIPKPIRESLGLKKGDVVDARIEGDSVVITPQKLVTSEDWEKLLQVMNNVHEQNRGISEEEVYQDVERAVAELRQEEYDKQKKTACRA